A region of the Variovorax sp. 54 genome:
GAACCACCCGCGCCTGCTGATCCTCGACGAGCCCGTGGAAGGCCTGGCGCCGGTGATCGTGGAAGAGATCGTCGCGCAGCTCAAGACCATCAAGGCCGCGGGCGTGGCCATCCTGCTGGTCGAGCAGAACCTCGAGGTCTGCGTGCAGCTGGCCGATCGCCACTACATCGTGGAGCAGGGCGTGATCGTGCACGAGGCCGGCAATGCCGCCTTCATGGCCGATCACGACGTGAAAGACAGATACCTAGGCGTCGGTCTCGCCTGAACCCGCCCTCCATTCGTTGTCAAAAACCATGAACACACAGAACGAACTTTCCACCGCGCCGGACGTGCGCACGCTGCGCGTGAACGGCCAGCGCCTCTGGGACTCGCTGATGCAGCTGGCGCAGCTCGGCGCCACCGAGAAGGGCGGCGTGTGCCGCATCGCGCTCACCGACCTCGATCGACAGGGCCGCGACCTCTTCACGCGCTGGGCGCGCGAGGCCGGCTGCGAAGTGCGCGTGGACGCCATCGGCAACATCTTCGCGCGCCGCGCGGGCCGCAACAACGCGCTGCCGCCCATCACCACCGGCAGCCACATCGACACGCAGCCCACCGGCGGCAAGTTCGACGGCAACTACGGCGTGCTCGCGGGGCTCGAAGTGGTGCGCGCGCTGAACGATGCGGGCATAGAAACCGACGCACCGCTCGAAGTGGCGGTGTGGACCAACGAAGAAGGCTCGCGCTTCGTGCCCGTGATGATGGGCTCGGGCGTGTTCGCCGGCGCCTTCACGCTGGAGCATGCGCTCGCGCAGCGCGACACCGAAGGCGTGAGCGTGGCCGATGCGCTCTCGGCCATCGGCTATGCCGGTGCTGTGCCCGCCTCGGCGGTGGCATCGCCGGTCGGTGCCTACTTCGAGGCGCACATCGAACAAGGGCCAGTGCTTGAAGCCAACGAGCGCGTCATCGGCGTGGTCGAGGGCGCGCTGGGCCAGCGCTGGTACGACGTGGTGGTGCAGGGCATGGAAGCCCATGCCGGCCCCACGCCGATGGAGCTGCGAAAAGACGCGCTGCTGGCCGCCGCCGAGCTCGTGGTCGAGGTGAACCGCATTGCGCTTGCCCATGCGCCGCACGGGCGTGGCACGGTCGGCTGGATCGACAACTACCCGAACTCGCGCAACGTGATCCCGGGCCGCGTGAAGCTCAGCGTCGACCTGCGCGCCGCCGACGACGTGGTGCTGTCGGCCATGGACGCGGCCCTGAAAGAAGCCGTGCAACGCATCGCCACCAAGGGCAAGGTCGAGGCGACAGTCGAGCAGGTCGTGTACTTCCCACCGCAGCCGTTCACGCCCGCACTGGTGTCGGCGGTGCGCGAGGCCGCGCAGGACCAAGGCATGACGTGGATGAACGTGATCAGCGGCGCCGGCCACGACGCCGTGTACCTCGCGCGCGTGTGTCCCGCGGCGATGATCTTCGTGCCCTGCCTGGACGGCATCAGCCACAACGAGATCGAGGACGCGCAGCCCGACCATCTCGAAGCTGGTTGCAACGTGCTGCTGCAGGCGATGCTGCAAAGCGCAGGAGTTTCTGCATGAAAGTCCTGATCGCCCGCCTCAACCACGAGACCAACACCTTCTCGCCCGTGCCCACGCCGCTCGCAGCCTTCGGGCCCGACGGCCCGACCTTCGGGGCGCAGGCCTACACCGACAACAAGGGCATGCGCACCGCGATGTCGGCCTTCATCGACCTGGCTGAAGCCGCCGGCGCCGAGGTCGTCACGCCGGTGTCGGCCTCGGCCAACCCGAGCGGGCCGGTCGATGCGCAGGCCTACACGACGCTCACGCAATGCATCGTCGATGCGGCGCCGGGCTGCGACGCGATCCTGCTCGACCTGCACGGCGCGATGGTGGCGCAGAACAGCACCGACGGCGAAGGCGACCTGCTGGTGCGCCTGCGCGCTGCGGCGCCCGGCGTGCCGATCGGCGTGGCGCTGGACCTGCATGCCAACGTGACGCCCGCGATGGTGGCCAACGCCGACGTGATCGTCGGCTTCAAGACCTACCCGCACGTCGACATGTACGAGACCGGCGAGCACGCCGGCCGCCTGCTGTTCGACCTGCTGGCCAGGCGCAGCCAGCCGCACATGCGCTGGCGGCAGCTGCCGCTGATGGCGCATACGCTGCGCAGCGCCTCGTTCACGGGCGCGATGCAGCGGGCCATCGAGGCGGCGCGCGCGGCGGAGGAGTCCGAGTCGCTGGCGGTGTCGATCCTGGCGGGCTTCTCGCTGTCGGACATCACGGCGCCGTGCATGAGCGTGATCGTGGTCGATGCGCAATCGTCCGAACGCGCGCAGGCCACGGCCGACCGCATCGCGGCGCAGATGTGGGCCGAGCGCGAAGCCTTCATCTACCGCAGCGAGCCGCTGGCCGCATCGGTCGCGCGCGCGAAGCTCATCGCCGGCGGCGCGACGCGTCCGGTGCTGCTGCTCGACCACGGCGACAACTGCATGTCGGGCGGCAGCTGCGACACGATGGACGTGCTGCAGGAAGCGCTGGCGCAGGGCCTCGACGGCATCGGCGTCGGCCCGCTGTGCGACCCCGAGGCGGTGGCCGCGCTGGTCGCGGCGGGCGAGGGCGCCGAGGTGACGGTGGCGCTGGGCAACAAGGTGTCGCTGGAAGGCATCGGCCTCGTGAAGACGCCCGTGCAATTGACGGGCGTCGTGCGCACCATCAGCGACGGCGAGTACGTGATCACCGGCCCCACCTACACCGGCCAGCGCAGCAGCATGGGCCGCACCGTGCTGTTCGACATCGGCGCGGCGCGCATCGTCGTCACCGAGCGCACGCAGGAGCCGTGGGACATCGGGGTGTTCGAGTGCGCCGGGCTCGATCCGCGCAAAGAGCGCTTCCTGCTGCTGAAGTCGCGCATGTACTGTCGGCCGGTGTTCGAGCCGCTGTCGGCGGCGCTGGTGGAGTGCGACAGCCCGGGCGTGACCAGCTCCGACTACAGCCTGTTTCCGTTCAGCCAGGTGCGCCGGCCGGTGTTTCCGCTCGATGCGAACGCGACGATGGACGTGCCCGCATAACCTGCCACGTCATCGACGCGCGGCGCGTGCCCCGCGACCATTCCTTCACCCCGCACTGTTGCGGGCCGAACCCTCGAAAGGAACAGTCGCCATGAACACCGCCGCCCACGATCCCCATGCCATCGCCACGGGCTACATCGCCGTCTGGAACGAGACCGACGCCGCGCGCCGCGCCGCACTGATCGAAGCCGGCTGGACCGCCGACGCCCGCTATGTCGACCCGATGGCGCAAGCCAGCGGCCGCGAGCAGATCAGTGCGCTGGTCGGCGCGGTGCACCAGCGCTACCCGGGCTTTCGCTTCCACCTGCTCGGCAAGGCCGAGGCGCATGGCGACAACCTGCGCTTCTCGTGGACGC
Encoded here:
- a CDS encoding Zn-dependent hydrolase is translated as MNTQNELSTAPDVRTLRVNGQRLWDSLMQLAQLGATEKGGVCRIALTDLDRQGRDLFTRWAREAGCEVRVDAIGNIFARRAGRNNALPPITTGSHIDTQPTGGKFDGNYGVLAGLEVVRALNDAGIETDAPLEVAVWTNEEGSRFVPVMMGSGVFAGAFTLEHALAQRDTEGVSVADALSAIGYAGAVPASAVASPVGAYFEAHIEQGPVLEANERVIGVVEGALGQRWYDVVVQGMEAHAGPTPMELRKDALLAAAELVVEVNRIALAHAPHGRGTVGWIDNYPNSRNVIPGRVKLSVDLRAADDVVLSAMDAALKEAVQRIATKGKVEATVEQVVYFPPQPFTPALVSAVREAAQDQGMTWMNVISGAGHDAVYLARVCPAAMIFVPCLDGISHNEIEDAQPDHLEAGCNVLLQAMLQSAGVSA
- a CDS encoding nuclear transport factor 2 family protein, which encodes MNTAAHDPHAIATGYIAVWNETDAARRAALIEAGWTADARYVDPMAQASGREQISALVGAVHQRYPGFRFHLLGKAEAHGDNLRFSWTLGPSGADDLIQGTDFAQIDAGKLRAVTGFLDKVPVGA
- a CDS encoding M81 family metallopeptidase; this encodes MKVLIARLNHETNTFSPVPTPLAAFGPDGPTFGAQAYTDNKGMRTAMSAFIDLAEAAGAEVVTPVSASANPSGPVDAQAYTTLTQCIVDAAPGCDAILLDLHGAMVAQNSTDGEGDLLVRLRAAAPGVPIGVALDLHANVTPAMVANADVIVGFKTYPHVDMYETGEHAGRLLFDLLARRSQPHMRWRQLPLMAHTLRSASFTGAMQRAIEAARAAEESESLAVSILAGFSLSDITAPCMSVIVVDAQSSERAQATADRIAAQMWAEREAFIYRSEPLAASVARAKLIAGGATRPVLLLDHGDNCMSGGSCDTMDVLQEALAQGLDGIGVGPLCDPEAVAALVAAGEGAEVTVALGNKVSLEGIGLVKTPVQLTGVVRTISDGEYVITGPTYTGQRSSMGRTVLFDIGAARIVVTERTQEPWDIGVFECAGLDPRKERFLLLKSRMYCRPVFEPLSAALVECDSPGVTSSDYSLFPFSQVRRPVFPLDANATMDVPA